CTCCGGCGGATCCCGGGAATAACCCGAACCCCAGCCAATGACTTTTAGCAGCCCAGCTAGCGCATACACCACACTCTCCCCTACACCCCCCTAGAAGTAGTAGCAGaactggttttttcctcccccagtGCACACCGCTTTACAGTCCTGCTCGCCATAGCAGAGCTCCAGCCAGGATGGTCGGTACGCTACGCTACAAGAGCCGCCCTGAGCCGCTCCTACGAGAAGAGCTCACCAGGTACTGTCACCACtttgagaggaggaaaacataCCTGGCCGAGACCATTTTTCCAAGACCAAGGCTCATACAGCTCAGCATCTTGGGAAGAATTTGATCCccttttccttgggaaaaatGGGCCTAAATTAAcattcatgactttttttttccccagggcaCTGTTAGGGCTGAAGCAAACTGCAGTCATAATGCCGCTGCTAAGAGGGCTTTCAGTAATACCGCAGAGTCAGCTAAAGCCTTCTTATTGCCAGGATAATTTCACTTCACATGGAGGTTCCCACAGCCTGGAACCCATACGTCATCCCTCGTGCTGTACCGCCCCAGGGAAAATCCAGCCTCTGCTGGATGCAAAACAAGGTTTTCCCAGGATCTTTGGGGGGGATCTGTTGCACTGCCACAGCCAGGCAGAGCTGTTGGGGTGAGAGCCGAGAGCCAAGTGCCAAATACTGAAGTACAATTTCAAGCACCAAGCCCGAGACACACAGGAACCTCTGGAGGTTAAATATCTGCAAGAGGTTCCTTGTATCCTCACTGGATGAGACCCCAAGATTGTGTTTGCAAGGCCCTAAGTTttgcccccccaaaaaagctcattttcaaTTAGCAAGTATCAACCTTTTGGCCTTTCCCCACCACACTTTTCAATAGCTGTGCATCCCTCCTCCAATCCGTACCATAACGGGCACCCACACCTCTTACTGACAGGTTTTCTATCTGGAGTAAGCAAGTTGCCTTGGCTTCAGGAGGTGCTAGTAGTGGGGCAAGTTGAGCTGGCACCCCTGCAGGTGCCCTTCCCAGCAGAAACAGCCAGGATGTTCACCGCAAAACACAAGTTCTGCGGCTCAGCCAGGTTTTAGGAGCCCTTTGACAAGCAGCAACACTGAGTTACAGAACACTCATGGAAATACAACACTTaaactgccctttttttttttctttcagagaacaCAGCAGGACCTGGAACATAAGATGTAGAGAGGAGCTATAGGGCTTGCTTGCCCTGCTTCCCCAGTGTCACCATTCCAAGGAGTCAGGAGACCCAAGAAACACGAGACTGGGCCCTTTGCAACTCTCTGAAGCAGAGAGGACCACAGGATTCCACCCACAGACTTGCTCCTCCTCAGCCatgaaataaagcacaaaaattCCGCTCAAGAACTGGACTGTGTGCATTGCACTGGCCACTAGAAGCAAGCCCGTATCTCCTCTGCTTCAAGGCACAAGAACACTGAGCAGAGAACCCAACCTGTTCTACAGCAGAAACCCCAGGATGCTGCCTAGGCCAGAGGTTCCTCCCAGTAACGAGGGGCCGGGTCACAGTACAGACTGCCAGGCACACGGAGCTGCTCTCCCCTGCAGTCCCTGCCCAACAGCCCACCTCAGGTCAGAGCCCGTCCAGCCCGCGCAGTACACCAGCGCGGCATTACGAGGCAGGCAGCCTGCGGAGTCATTGTCAAGCCTCAGTGAGCGTCCgtgtcccagctgcagcagttCAGGGAACCTGGAGCTGCTACAACAGCAGTTCCCCTAGCGAAGAGCAACACCCACCGCTCCCGGCTTGCACATTCAGCACGGGCAAGAACAGAGCTCAGAGCTTTACAGAGGCCACAAGTTACTGACATTTGCTCTTTACTGCAACACTGCCTTGAGGCAACTCCGCTCTCTGAACTCAGTGTTGCCACCAGCAAATGATTTCAGGGCAGCAAATAGGAAATGAGCATCTTCAAGCTTTAAAATCTGCAGACCCACCATCACCTCGGGTGATGCAGAGGGCAGGTGgtccccagccagcacccacTACTCAGGCCGCATGGGACAGGACAAACGAAGCCAGCAACGCTGTTTGCAGACAACTGCAACTTTTATTAAGTGTCTAAGGTGCtacagaaaactgaaggagCCTTTGTGTAGCAACTTCTTTTCTACAGTCTTAGCTCTGTTGAAAGAAGCAAATACCGCTCATTAGTAGAGTCTTAGTAAGTGGCCTAATACAGCAAGTTTCAGTCAGAGCTGGCTACTTACAGCTGGGCACTCAATTGCACCATTATTGATGTCATCAATGATATCATGTGGGTGCCTGCCATCAATGCTGCAGCCCACGGACTGGGCAGTTCCAAGAATCTCCTTGATGGTCCCTGCAGAGGGAAGATACAGCTTGTCAGTGCTTTACCACAGGGAAAGCTTTTCAGAACATGTAGAGAACTGAATTCCCCACACCtcagctcttcctccctccctctgggGTTTGCAGGCCACAGCGGTCACAAGGGGACAAAAGCCACTTGTCCCCAAGTGGCCAAGCGGCCCAAGGAGCTCCACCCCCCCCTTCCATGGGTATGGGCCCTCCCAGGAGCCAGGGCAGAACCTGGCTCTAGCACGTAGAGCGAGGACTCTGGGCAATCCCAACACCAGCACCCACCTGAGAGCTCCCGAGCCAGGGATCTGTGCCGCATCTGCCGCGCGATGTTCACTATCTCATCAAAGCTGACGCTGCCACTGTGCTTAACtgggaggggaagcagcagcaccatGAGCTCATGTAAACACCGGCCGTTCCAGTTCCCCCGGTGCCGTTAGAGAAGCACCATGCTCAAGCACTCAGACCACACCGGAGAGTTTACAACTACAGCGGGGCTGCGATCAGCACGCTGGTCCCAGCGCAGAGCTACCCACAAGAAGGATTAACCGTTTCCTGAGCTGGCACCTTCTGTCAGCTCCCCTCGGGACCGTACTACTCGCTGCACACAAGATGGGGGCAGTGGCGGGTGGCTGTTCTACCCCGTCTTCCAAGAAACCGGGCTCTGCCGGTGTACAAGCTTTATCTGTGCTGACACTTACAACCTAGAGGCAGGCACGTATTCCCCTCTTTGCACCAAATCACGTTTGGAACTAAAACCAGATGAAAActtactgtttttctgcttcttcctgtcACGAGGAGGCTCCTTCAGAGCTTTGATAAtcagagcagaggcagaaggaacAACCTCAATCTAAACAAAAAGAGATTAATTGTTCCCCCCCCCTTAAGCAGAATTAGGCACCTAACGAAGATACTCGACCACGCAGTCAGTGCCTGGACAGCCAACTGCCAGAGCACTGCCGTTTTGGTTAGTTCACTGGTAcgtgaggcttttttttttttttgaattacAGTGCAGGAGCTTGTTCCCAGCCTTTCGGCACAGGCCTCCCCACGGCCAGAGGAGGACTGCTTCCTGGGCTGGGGCTTCCTCTCAGCTCACCACTGGAACATACCAGCCACCAATTCAGGACAGGTACAGTGGCAGGTGGCTACAGGATTAGCAAaaaggtttgtttggtttttaatttctatatTGCTTGAaataagggggtttttttcctggtgagaggttctgcagaagaaacaatttCTAACAGGACAAAAGATCAGCTCTGGCACAGAGCAGGCGCGTCCCCATCCCTCCACCCGGgctgcgcacacacacacacacacgtaacCACCGGAGCCAGAGGCGCCGAGGGCTCACGCGAGGGTTTTAAGGTCTCCGCCAGAAGACCCCCACACAGCGACCGTGTGGAACTCATTTTATCCACCTCGGAAGGATGAAGGGCTGAGTCGACCCTGCCGGGGTTCCAGCCCGTGGTTCGAGCAAGCGGAGCCGCTGGGCGCTCTCCCCACGGGGCCGTCCCTCGTGGCGGTGGGTACCTGAGCTTGCCTGTTCTGGATGGTGAGCTTCACCGTGAtcctcagccccttccagtcgCCCGTGGCCTTGGCGATGTCATCACCCACCTTCTTGGGAGACTGGGGACAACAGACGCGTCGCAGTCACAAAACACGTCACCCACCGCGCGGCGAGGCACCCCCCGCACCCCGTGTCCGTCCCCACGCCGCAGCACCggccctccccacccccccccccctccccgctccggGGGCAGCCGCACACCGGGACGCGCTtcccccgcggccccccccaccccccggcccGGTGCCATGAggctcccgccgcccccggccccgtctcccccccgcccgcccgccccggtGCCGCGGTACGTACCAGGCCGAGGGGGCCGATCTTGGGGGCCAGAGCGGAGGTGGCGCCGACCTCCCCGCCGGTGCAGCGCAGGTACACTGCGGGCACAGCAACGCGCGTCAGCCCCGCTCCGCCGGCCGCTCCCCCCacccgctcccgccgccccggcacGTACCGACTTTGATCTCGTTGGGGTCGAACTTGGGCGGcatggcggcggcggagggCGCGGATGGCGGCGGATACTGCGGGCTGAGGCCTGGCGGGGCGGTGGAGAGGCCGCAGGCGCCGCGCGGGCACCGGATATACCCGCCGAGATCTCGCGAGAGGTCGGTGCCGCGCGGGCCCCGCCTCCGCCGCCGCGTCACCGGGGCGGGCAGTGGGCGGGGCGGGAGGCTCTCCCGCCTGGCGGCGCGCTGCGCACGCTGGGCAGAGCTCTATGGTCAGAGCGAGGCGCTCCGGCCGCTTGTCTCGACGGTCCCCGCAGCTGGGAGGTCACGTGACCgtggcgggggcgggcgggaggtGTCGCATCATGGCGGCGGGGAGCGGTGAGCGGGgacgggccgggccgggccggggtggtgggggggaTCGGCTCCCGGGGCCTTGACAGCGTGTGCGGGGCGCTTCTCCCCTCGGCGCGGAGACGCGGGGCCTGGCGGGGCCGGGTTTGGCGGCGGATCGGCGGCGACTTCTGTCCCTCCCGCGGGTCCGAGGCTCCGTGTGGGTGCGAGATCCCTCAGGCTGCGCCCGGGCTCCTCAGAGGGGCGAGGGCAGAGGCACAGGGCTCCGTGCGGGCGCTGCTGCCGCCTCCGCAGAGACGACCGGGGGTTTTGGTGCCCGAAATGCGGGTGTTTGGTGCGGGAGGAGACGCTGCCCTTGCTCATTGTTGCTGCTTTCCTCAGGTGTCGGGGCCGGTGCCGGCAGCGCTCGGGCCTCCAGGCACAGAACGGCTCCATTCTGGCTGGTAAAAAGAGTAAAGAAGAGGAGGACCGAGAGAGATAGCCTTTGGAAGCGGTGTGACACCTGGGAGGGGGACACTGCAGGGAATCCctaaagagaagaagaagaagaagaagagaataGTGACAATGAGGGAAAGGACtgagaggcagagctggagctggtgaaGAAGAGAGGAGATTGGTTTCAGGTGTTGCCAGGGGAGGACCTTGTCAGGATCGAGCAGAGCCGGGTTGTTATGGGGGGTACAACTCTCATGACAGCTCCCCAGCACAAAGCGCAAGCGTGCTGTGGGAGAGTTAAGTCACAAAGCTGCAGTTTGCCTTCAGTCTCCTTCCTGCCTCTTGTTCCAGTGCGTGTTGGGCTGCAGGGCTTGCTGCTACCACTGCCAGTCGCTTGATAAGCTCCCTCCCAGAGAGCAGGACCTGCTGCCTGAGAGGTGTCTGTGGGCAGCTCTGTCCTTCATGACTAGGCGGCATCTCGGCAGGAGCCCTGCTCAGATCCAGACGCTGGCTCGCTGCTGCGTTGCTGTGCTCCTGAGcattttttcccagagaaaataaaatctcccttccttccagaCCCCCATCTTGTCTGTGACAGTGCCATGCCCTATTTACAATGtccagaatgttttaaaaattgggGTTTGGGTCTTTTTATATAGCCgtgttgctgtttctttttggttaCTTTTGTAAAATTAGGGGGTTTATTTTACTCTCGGCATCCAAACAACGGCAGGCTGTGGGATGCGCGGTGGGCATTCCCCTGCCCTTTCTCAGCCGGGGTGCGCGTTGCTGTCACTTAGGCAGGCGAAGCGGGTGCCTGCAGAGACGAACCGCCGGCATCCTCGGGGACGTGGGGTTTG
This genomic stretch from Balearica regulorum gibbericeps isolate bBalReg1 chromosome 20, bBalReg1.pri, whole genome shotgun sequence harbors:
- the RPL12 gene encoding large ribosomal subunit protein uL11, with amino-acid sequence MPPKFDPNEIKVVYLRCTGGEVGATSALAPKIGPLGLSPKKVGDDIAKATGDWKGLRITVKLTIQNRQAQIEVVPSASALIIKALKEPPRDRKKQKNIKHSGSVSFDEIVNIARQMRHRSLARELSGTIKEILGTAQSVGCSIDGRHPHDIIDDINNGAIECPAS